In the genome of Microbacterium endophyticum, one region contains:
- a CDS encoding carbohydrate ABC transporter permease — protein MNPPEVAKPTPPAPKKPRRVGFGPRLSRWDFKFSPYLYISPFFILFFIVGLFPIAFTAVISFMDWDLVRNTGTFIGFDQYAYVLSNPKFWIALRNTFSIFLISSVPQLIFAIFIAAILDQNIRAKTFWRMGVLLPYVMAPVAVALIFSNMFGDQYGIVNTTLQNLGLPAVPWHSNAFASHIAIATMVNFRWTGYNTLILLAAMQAIPRDYYEAATVDGAGKVRQFFSITVPSLRPTLIFVIITSTIGGLQIFDEPRMYDQYGTGGANYQWLTITLWLYDIGWGEWNFGRAAALAWILFIIILAIGVINLFVTQGLVRNEGGRTAMTRAQRRTAARLAKRDVAATKSNKHQTEEAGS, from the coding sequence ATGAACCCGCCGGAAGTGGCAAAGCCCACTCCACCGGCACCGAAGAAGCCGCGCCGCGTCGGTTTCGGCCCGCGGCTCAGCCGGTGGGACTTCAAGTTCTCGCCCTACCTGTATATCTCGCCGTTCTTCATCCTCTTCTTCATCGTCGGGCTTTTCCCGATCGCGTTCACCGCCGTGATCTCTTTCATGGACTGGGACTTGGTCCGCAACACGGGCACATTCATCGGATTCGACCAGTACGCGTATGTGCTCTCGAACCCCAAGTTTTGGATCGCGCTGCGCAACACGTTCAGCATCTTCCTGATTTCGTCAGTTCCGCAGCTCATCTTCGCGATCTTCATCGCTGCGATTCTCGACCAGAACATTCGGGCGAAGACGTTCTGGCGTATGGGAGTCTTGCTGCCCTACGTCATGGCGCCCGTCGCCGTCGCGCTCATCTTCAGCAACATGTTCGGCGACCAGTACGGCATCGTCAACACGACGCTTCAAAACCTTGGCCTTCCGGCGGTGCCCTGGCACTCCAACGCGTTCGCCAGCCACATCGCGATCGCGACAATGGTGAACTTCCGCTGGACCGGCTACAACACCCTCATCCTTCTGGCGGCGATGCAGGCAATTCCGCGCGACTACTACGAAGCTGCGACCGTCGATGGCGCTGGCAAAGTTCGCCAGTTCTTCTCGATCACCGTGCCGAGCCTTCGACCGACCCTCATCTTCGTGATCATCACGTCGACCATCGGTGGTCTTCAGATCTTCGACGAGCCGCGCATGTACGACCAGTACGGCACCGGCGGCGCGAACTACCAGTGGCTGACCATCACGCTGTGGCTGTATGACATCGGTTGGGGTGAGTGGAACTTCGGTCGTGCCGCAGCGCTGGCCTGGATTCTCTTCATCATCATTTTGGCGATTGGTGTTATCAATCTCTTCGTCACTCAGGGCCTCGTGCGAAACGAGGGCGGGCGCACAGCGATGACTCGCGCGCAACGAAGAACTGCAGCGCGTTTGGCGAAACGCGATGTCGCTGCCACAAAGAGCAACAAACACCAGACCGAGGAGGCGGGGTCATGA
- a CDS encoding carbohydrate ABC transporter permease: protein MTAVEPVPVGVTDRDIAPEERSRPPKRRRAVKGTRPGWFVYSSLAVVLIASLFPYYWSLLIGSGDSSTIRDPNMSWIPGGNFFENAAAVVNDPAVNFWLALWNSIFSSALIALSVVFFSTLAGWAFAKLKFKGSSFLLIFVIATMAVPMQLGVVPLYILFSEIGWTGQIGAIIVPALVTAFGVFWMTQYLQQAVPDELIEAARVDGASSFRTFLTVGLPAARPAAAMLALFTFVTAWNNFFWPFIVLDRQNPTLPVALSLLQSNYFVDYSIVLAGVLLSTIPLLILFIFAGRQLVSGIMQGAVKG, encoded by the coding sequence ATGACCGCTGTTGAGCCTGTTCCAGTCGGCGTCACCGACCGTGATATCGCACCCGAAGAACGCTCGCGTCCCCCCAAGCGTCGCCGTGCCGTCAAGGGCACGCGCCCCGGCTGGTTCGTTTACTCGAGTCTCGCTGTCGTTCTGATCGCGTCGCTGTTTCCCTACTACTGGTCGTTGCTGATCGGGTCCGGTGACTCGTCCACGATCCGCGACCCCAACATGTCGTGGATTCCCGGTGGCAACTTCTTCGAAAATGCCGCTGCCGTCGTCAACGACCCCGCGGTGAATTTCTGGCTGGCGCTCTGGAACTCGATCTTCAGCTCAGCGTTGATCGCGCTATCCGTCGTGTTCTTCTCCACCCTCGCGGGCTGGGCGTTCGCGAAGCTGAAGTTCAAGGGCAGCTCATTCCTGCTCATCTTCGTCATCGCAACGATGGCGGTCCCCATGCAGCTCGGGGTTGTGCCGCTTTACATTCTGTTTAGCGAGATCGGATGGACAGGACAGATCGGCGCGATCATCGTGCCCGCCCTCGTGACCGCGTTCGGTGTGTTCTGGATGACGCAGTATCTGCAACAGGCGGTTCCTGACGAGCTGATCGAGGCGGCCCGCGTGGATGGTGCAAGCTCGTTCCGCACGTTCCTCACGGTCGGGCTGCCAGCAGCGCGCCCCGCAGCCGCAATGCTTGCGCTGTTCACCTTCGTGACGGCATGGAACAACTTCTTCTGGCCGTTCATCGTTCTCGACCGCCAGAACCCGACCCTGCCAGTTGCGCTTTCGCTCCTGCAATCCAACTATTTTGTGGACTACTCGATCGTGCTCGCAGGCGTCTTGCTCTCGACCATTCCGCTCTTGATCCTCTTTATCTTTGCGGGAAGACAACTCGTTAGTGGCATCATGCAGGGGGCGGTGAAGGGGTGA
- a CDS encoding GH1 family beta-glucosidase, with translation MTTASRTFPQNFLFGAATAAYQIEGAASEDGRTDSIWDAFARVPGAVINADNGDVACDHYHRYSADIALMKDLGLQTYRFSTSWSRVHPDGGQLNPAGVDFYKRLVDGLLEAGILPWLTLYHWDLPQALQEKGGWTNRDTADLFTEYALDMHDALGDRVNVWTTLNEPWCSSFLSYTAGIHAPGHYSALEGMLASHHLLLGHGQAVRELRARDSSLDLGITLNLTVADPADAESASDVDAARRIDGQFNRWFLDPVFRGAYPSDVLDDIRAVDAQAVAQFETAVQPGDLEVISTPIDALGVNYYHGELVGGTPATSPAISGDAPTDRVAHSPFPAADGIYWHDRQLPQTAMHWDVQPEGLTRLLRRVSAEYAAPASTTLYVTENGAAYDDVAVVEDGQVRVHDAERSVFVREHLGAILDAIETGVDIRGYFYWSLLDNFEWAWGYEKRFGIVHVDYLTQERSLKDSGLEYQRVIAERAL, from the coding sequence ATGACCACCGCTTCACGCACGTTCCCGCAGAACTTCCTGTTCGGTGCGGCAACTGCCGCCTATCAGATTGAAGGAGCGGCAAGCGAAGACGGTCGTACTGACTCCATCTGGGATGCTTTCGCTCGCGTTCCAGGGGCTGTCATCAACGCCGACAACGGCGACGTCGCGTGTGATCACTACCACCGCTACTCCGCGGACATTGCGCTGATGAAGGACCTGGGGTTGCAGACGTATCGATTCTCCACTTCATGGTCGCGCGTTCACCCCGACGGGGGCCAGTTGAATCCGGCCGGCGTCGATTTCTACAAGCGTCTCGTCGATGGGCTTCTCGAAGCCGGCATCCTGCCTTGGCTGACGCTCTACCACTGGGATCTGCCGCAAGCCCTGCAAGAAAAGGGCGGGTGGACCAATCGCGACACCGCTGATCTGTTCACCGAGTACGCGCTCGACATGCACGATGCCCTCGGTGACCGAGTCAACGTGTGGACGACTCTCAACGAACCATGGTGCTCGTCGTTTCTCAGTTATACAGCCGGAATTCACGCCCCGGGCCACTACAGCGCGCTCGAAGGCATGCTGGCGTCACATCACCTCCTGCTGGGACATGGGCAAGCAGTACGCGAACTTCGCGCACGCGACTCCAGTCTCGACCTCGGAATCACACTCAATCTGACGGTCGCTGACCCGGCAGACGCCGAGTCAGCGAGTGACGTCGACGCCGCTCGCCGCATTGACGGGCAATTCAACCGATGGTTCCTCGACCCGGTGTTCCGCGGCGCGTACCCGAGCGATGTGCTCGACGACATCCGTGCCGTTGACGCGCAGGCGGTGGCTCAGTTCGAAACGGCGGTGCAGCCGGGCGACCTCGAGGTGATCTCGACGCCGATCGACGCGCTCGGCGTGAACTACTACCACGGCGAACTCGTCGGTGGTACGCCTGCCACGTCGCCCGCGATCAGCGGTGATGCCCCAACCGATCGTGTCGCACACTCGCCGTTCCCTGCGGCCGATGGAATCTACTGGCACGACCGCCAGCTGCCGCAGACCGCGATGCACTGGGATGTACAGCCGGAGGGTTTGACGCGCCTTCTTCGCCGTGTCAGCGCGGAGTATGCAGCCCCCGCTTCGACGACCCTCTACGTCACCGAAAACGGCGCCGCCTACGACGACGTCGCCGTTGTTGAGGACGGCCAAGTGCGAGTTCACGATGCCGAGCGATCGGTGTTCGTTCGCGAACATCTCGGCGCAATCCTCGATGCCATCGAGACCGGGGTCGATATCCGCGGTTACTTCTACTGGTCTCTTCTCGACAATTTCGAGTGGGCATGGGGATATGAGAAGCGTTTCGGAATCGTGCATGTCGACTACCTCACGCAGGAGCGCTCACTCAAAGACAGCGGTCTCGAGTACCAGCGTGTGATCGCCGAGCGGGCGCTCTAG
- a CDS encoding LacI family DNA-binding transcriptional regulator, with product MTISSRGVATIEEVAAVAGVSRSTVSRVVNGSTAVSPEARESVQEAIARLNYVPNRAARSLASRLTLAIALVVPEDTTRFFGDPFFAAIVSGINSVIRDSDYVLNLLIASDDAGEKMTSYVRGGNVDGAIVVSHHTSDTFIDRIAAAVPVVYGGRPVRERPNDYYVDVDNRAGAADATAHLIAKGRQNIATITGPLTMPAGVDRLDGFNDAMSAAGLTPVATADGNFTANGGATAMREILETGARPDAIFIASDLMARGAMAVLQGDGLRVPDDVAIVGFDDSPVATGVVPQLTTMRQPSFTQGRAMATTLLQILGGEEPTHATIMSTELIDRDSA from the coding sequence ATGACGATTTCTTCCCGGGGCGTGGCGACGATCGAGGAGGTCGCTGCGGTAGCCGGCGTTTCTCGATCGACCGTGTCGCGCGTGGTCAACGGATCGACCGCAGTGAGCCCGGAAGCGCGGGAGTCCGTGCAAGAGGCGATCGCACGGCTGAACTATGTGCCGAACCGGGCCGCTCGCTCGCTCGCAAGCCGACTCACTCTTGCGATCGCACTCGTCGTTCCCGAGGACACCACACGATTCTTTGGCGACCCCTTCTTTGCTGCCATCGTCTCCGGCATCAATTCGGTCATTAGAGATTCCGACTACGTTCTCAACCTTCTGATTGCAAGCGACGACGCTGGCGAGAAGATGACGAGTTATGTGCGAGGCGGAAACGTCGATGGCGCCATCGTGGTCTCGCACCACACCAGCGACACGTTTATCGATCGCATCGCGGCCGCGGTTCCCGTGGTTTACGGTGGTCGGCCCGTTCGGGAGCGACCAAACGACTACTACGTCGACGTCGACAACCGGGCTGGGGCAGCGGATGCCACGGCGCACCTGATCGCGAAGGGTCGCCAGAACATCGCGACGATCACCGGGCCGCTCACCATGCCGGCCGGCGTCGACCGTCTCGACGGATTCAACGACGCGATGAGTGCAGCGGGACTGACTCCGGTCGCTACAGCCGACGGCAACTTCACTGCCAACGGTGGAGCGACAGCAATGCGCGAGATCCTCGAGACCGGTGCTCGGCCCGATGCGATCTTTATCGCGAGCGACTTGATGGCCAGGGGTGCCATGGCCGTACTTCAAGGTGACGGGTTGCGGGTTCCCGATGACGTTGCGATCGTCGGCTTCGACGACTCCCCGGTTGCGACGGGTGTCGTTCCCCAGCTGACGACCATGCGTCAACCCTCGTTCACCCAGGGCCGTGCCATGGCGACGACGCTTCTCCAAATCCTCGGCGGCGAAGAGCCGACGCACGCCACCATCATGTCCACCGAATTGATCGACCGCGATTCGGCTTAG
- a CDS encoding uracil-xanthine permease family protein: MPIWTMHGNGRTVAPGEVVAPAERLNWPATIAIGVQHVVAMFGATFLVPALTGFPVSTTLLFSGIGTLLFLLVTKNKLPSYLGSSFAFIAPVTAATASAGMGSALAGIVAVGVLLAAIGFVVQFAGIRWIDKLMPPVVAGSIVALIGFNLAPTAWASYQQSPITATITLAAVIVFSVLFRGFLGRISIFVGVAVGYIVAVIRGEVDYSKVGEADWLGLPTFHIADFASPGTWSVIAMFLPVVLVLIAENVGHVRGVATMTDASVNKSTGRALIADGLATTLAGTFGGSGTTTYGENIGVMAATRVYSTAAYWVAGTVAILLSLSPKVGEVFNSVPPGVLGGVTTALYGLIGIIGIKIWVDNRVDFSRPVNQYTAAVALVIAIAGFTMQWGEFQLGAIVIGTAAALVIYHGGNALARWRKTGADDGGPLVG; encoded by the coding sequence ATGCCCATCTGGACCATGCACGGAAACGGTCGGACCGTTGCCCCCGGAGAAGTCGTTGCACCAGCTGAGCGGCTCAACTGGCCCGCGACCATCGCCATCGGCGTGCAGCACGTCGTCGCGATGTTCGGCGCAACCTTTCTCGTTCCCGCACTCACGGGCTTTCCGGTATCGACGACGCTCCTGTTCTCCGGCATCGGCACGCTGCTGTTCTTGCTCGTCACGAAAAACAAGCTGCCGAGCTACTTGGGCTCATCGTTCGCCTTCATCGCACCGGTTACGGCCGCAACCGCGAGCGCGGGAATGGGCTCGGCCCTCGCCGGAATCGTGGCGGTCGGCGTGCTCCTTGCCGCTATCGGCTTCGTCGTGCAGTTTGCGGGCATCCGCTGGATCGACAAGCTCATGCCGCCGGTGGTCGCCGGAAGCATCGTCGCGCTGATCGGGTTCAACCTCGCGCCCACAGCCTGGGCGAGCTACCAGCAATCACCCATCACAGCAACGATCACGCTTGCGGCGGTCATCGTCTTCAGCGTGCTCTTTCGCGGCTTCCTGGGGCGCATCTCGATTTTTGTCGGCGTCGCCGTCGGCTACATCGTCGCCGTCATCCGCGGTGAAGTCGACTACTCGAAAGTCGGCGAAGCTGACTGGCTGGGTTTGCCCACCTTCCACATCGCCGATTTCGCATCTCCCGGAACCTGGAGTGTGATCGCGATGTTCCTTCCGGTCGTGCTCGTGCTGATCGCTGAGAACGTTGGTCACGTGCGGGGAGTCGCAACGATGACGGATGCGTCGGTCAACAAGTCCACCGGCCGCGCGCTGATCGCAGACGGCCTTGCGACGACACTCGCTGGCACGTTCGGCGGTTCGGGTACCACGACCTACGGCGAAAACATCGGGGTGATGGCAGCAACCCGCGTGTATTCAACCGCCGCTTACTGGGTAGCGGGGACCGTGGCGATCCTCTTGAGCCTGTCTCCGAAGGTGGGGGAAGTGTTCAACTCGGTACCGCCGGGGGTGCTCGGCGGTGTCACAACGGCGCTCTATGGCCTCATCGGAATCATTGGAATCAAGATCTGGGTCGACAACCGCGTAGATTTCTCGCGCCCCGTCAACCAGTACACCGCCGCCGTTGCTCTCGTGATTGCGATCGCCGGCTTCACAATGCAGTGGGGCGAATTCCAACTCGGAGCCATCGTGATCGGAACAGCAGCTGCACTCGTCATCTATCACGGTGGCAACGCGCTCGCGCGCTGGCGAAAGACCGGTGCCGACGATGGCGGCCCGCTCGTCGGCTAA
- a CDS encoding phosphoribosylaminoimidazolesuccinocarboxamide synthase — protein MAGWRHLYSGKVRDLYVPDTTESAERMLVVASDRVSAFDHVLSPGIAGKGELLTTLSLWWFDQLAGGDGGRRIPNHLIADHELGGDDTVRELIPATVSGRSMLVRSLEMYPIECVVRGYLTGSGWVEYQSSGTVCGIPLPEGLSDGDRLPEPIYTPAYKAPMGEHDENISYEQSIELVGAAVAEALRDASLEIYRRAAALAESHGLILADTKFEFGADGNGTLTLGDEVLTSDSSRYWDAETWRTASTPAERMASFDKQIVRNWLAANWDKTGTPPDLPAEIVTRTAARYRELLERLTGA, from the coding sequence ATGGCCGGCTGGCGACACCTGTATTCGGGCAAGGTTCGGGACCTCTACGTGCCCGACACCACCGAAAGCGCCGAACGGATGCTGGTGGTCGCCAGTGATCGAGTGAGCGCTTTCGACCACGTCCTCTCCCCCGGTATTGCGGGCAAAGGCGAGTTGCTCACGACCCTGAGCCTCTGGTGGTTCGACCAGCTCGCGGGCGGCGACGGCGGGCGGAGGATCCCCAATCACCTGATTGCCGACCACGAACTGGGCGGCGATGACACCGTGCGGGAGCTCATCCCCGCGACCGTATCGGGCCGATCGATGCTCGTGCGAAGCCTGGAGATGTACCCCATCGAGTGCGTTGTGCGCGGATACCTCACCGGCAGCGGCTGGGTCGAGTATCAGTCGAGCGGCACAGTGTGCGGCATCCCGCTCCCCGAAGGTCTGAGCGACGGCGACCGGCTTCCCGAGCCCATCTATACCCCCGCGTACAAGGCCCCGATGGGCGAACACGACGAGAACATTTCGTACGAGCAGAGCATTGAGCTCGTAGGAGCGGCCGTGGCCGAAGCGCTCCGAGACGCATCCCTTGAGATCTACCGCCGAGCTGCGGCTCTGGCGGAATCGCACGGCCTCATTCTCGCTGACACCAAGTTCGAGTTCGGCGCCGATGGCAACGGCACGCTGACCCTCGGTGACGAAGTGCTCACGAGCGACTCTTCGCGATACTGGGATGCCGAAACTTGGCGCACAGCGTCGACACCCGCCGAGCGCATGGCAAGCTTCGACAAGCAAATTGTGCGCAACTGGCTGGCTGCGAACTGGGATAAGACGGGCACACCCCCGGATCTTCCCGCAGAGATCGTGACGCGCACTGCGGCTCGCTATCGCGAGCTCCTCGAGCGCCTCACGGGCGCGTGA
- the purD gene encoding phosphoribosylamine--glycine ligase, with product MRILVLGSGAREHAIILALRAESADHVIFAAAGNAGIAADATIVALTETDAVAVTEFAGSEQIDLVVVGPEAPLVAGVADALRTRGIPVFGPGKAAAALEGSKAFAKRIMHAAGVPTGRAQHAYNREETAAALDAFGAPYVVKADGLAAGKGVIVTDDRDAALAHADSFLATGSVLVEEFLSGPEVSLFFLCDGDRVLPLSPAQDFKRLLDGDAGPNTGGMGAYSPLPWLADRFGSEEAFVDQVTRDVAEPVIREMDAEGTPFIGLLYAGLIVTESGIKVIEFNARFGDPETQVVLPRLTDPLSELLLAAASGTLEDMARPGFADTAAVTVVLASEGYPGHPLTGRALGGLDAAAAIEGVHIAHAATKSVDGELLATGGRVLSVVATGEDFAAARDAAYAALAEISLPGGQYRTDIASRA from the coding sequence GTGAGAATCCTGGTCCTCGGCTCGGGCGCGCGAGAGCACGCCATCATCCTCGCTCTTCGTGCAGAGAGCGCTGATCATGTGATCTTTGCGGCGGCGGGCAACGCCGGCATCGCCGCCGACGCAACCATCGTCGCGCTCACGGAGACCGACGCCGTCGCCGTCACTGAGTTCGCCGGTAGCGAGCAGATCGACCTCGTCGTGGTCGGTCCGGAAGCACCCCTAGTGGCGGGGGTCGCCGATGCGCTGCGTACCCGCGGCATCCCGGTCTTCGGTCCCGGCAAGGCCGCCGCAGCGCTCGAGGGCTCGAAGGCCTTCGCGAAGCGCATCATGCACGCCGCGGGGGTTCCGACAGGTCGCGCCCAGCACGCGTACAACCGCGAGGAAACAGCGGCCGCCCTCGACGCGTTCGGTGCCCCGTACGTCGTGAAAGCCGACGGACTCGCCGCGGGTAAGGGCGTCATCGTGACAGATGACCGCGACGCGGCCCTCGCGCACGCCGATAGTTTTTTGGCGACTGGTTCGGTTCTCGTCGAAGAGTTTCTCTCGGGCCCCGAAGTGTCGCTGTTCTTTTTGTGCGACGGAGACCGCGTGCTGCCGCTCAGCCCCGCACAGGATTTCAAGCGCCTGCTCGATGGTGACGCCGGCCCCAACACGGGTGGCATGGGCGCGTACTCACCGCTGCCGTGGCTTGCCGACCGCTTCGGGAGCGAAGAAGCGTTCGTCGACCAGGTGACTCGCGACGTTGCTGAGCCAGTCATTCGCGAAATGGATGCCGAGGGCACCCCGTTCATCGGACTCCTCTACGCCGGCCTCATCGTCACCGAGTCCGGTATCAAGGTCATCGAGTTCAACGCGCGTTTCGGCGACCCCGAGACACAGGTCGTTTTACCGCGACTCACCGACCCCCTCTCTGAGCTGCTCTTAGCAGCGGCATCGGGCACGCTGGAAGACATGGCGCGGCCAGGTTTCGCCGACACCGCCGCCGTGACGGTTGTGCTCGCGAGCGAGGGGTACCCGGGGCATCCGCTCACTGGTCGAGCCCTCGGCGGACTCGATGCTGCAGCCGCTATCGAGGGCGTCCACATTGCCCATGCGGCGACGAAGTCGGTCGACGGCGAGCTTCTCGCCACCGGCGGACGCGTGCTGAGCGTTGTGGCAACCGGCGAAGACTTTGCCGCCGCCCGCGACGCCGCGTACGCTGCCCTCGCCGAAATCTCGCTGCCGGGCGGTCAATACCGCACCGACATCGCGTCCCGCGCCTAG
- a CDS encoding sterol carrier family protein, with protein MARKISTDDGRTALAAVTAAREAGAVPARADEATASRYLLQLLAEKAPGRTVEVRVPPHGAAQIIEGPRHTRGTPPNVVEMDPATWIALATGSEKWADAAAQGRINASGVRADLSPVLPVRP; from the coding sequence ATGGCTCGCAAAATCTCGACAGACGACGGCCGCACAGCTCTGGCCGCGGTGACGGCTGCGCGTGAGGCCGGAGCTGTGCCTGCACGTGCGGATGAGGCGACGGCATCCCGCTATCTTTTGCAGTTGCTTGCAGAAAAGGCACCGGGTCGCACCGTGGAGGTGCGGGTGCCGCCCCATGGTGCTGCTCAGATCATCGAAGGCCCGCGACACACACGTGGCACTCCGCCCAACGTCGTAGAGATGGACCCTGCTACCTGGATCGCCCTGGCGACGGGTTCCGAAAAGTGGGCGGATGCCGCGGCCCAGGGCCGCATCAACGCTTCGGGTGTGCGGGCCGATCTTTCGCCCGTGCTCCCCGTTCGCCCCTGA
- a CDS encoding HtaA domain-containing protein, which yields MKSGLAASTLRLLAGGAGIVFVAAGLLSAASTASSAAEPTSATSASAATACEVTSAQLVWGFKESFRSYISGSIANGDWEVNAPVTYETPEFTWPQGSGEYDPERAIGTISFEGGVTFSGHDGLLNTSIGNPTLVFDEGGAHLLLDVSGVSMSDAMAGNAENVQTATQVRFADLDLAVSPLDAGDGAVTATAIPAAITAEGFAAFGNYEAGTALDPMSVAMTLDCAAPELEAGSEPEAASTSAASVPRKVAAETESASGSLFAWVGVGGAAVLIAAVASFIVVRRRSKERQ from the coding sequence ATGAAATCAGGCCTGGCTGCATCCACACTCCGTCTTCTCGCTGGTGGCGCCGGGATCGTGTTCGTTGCCGCCGGGCTGCTTTCGGCCGCGTCTACCGCGAGCAGTGCCGCGGAGCCCACGTCTGCGACATCAGCGTCTGCGGCAACAGCATGCGAAGTGACGTCCGCGCAGCTGGTGTGGGGATTCAAAGAGTCCTTTCGCTCGTACATTTCGGGCTCCATCGCGAACGGCGACTGGGAGGTCAACGCGCCCGTGACATACGAAACACCCGAATTCACCTGGCCACAGGGCTCGGGTGAGTATGACCCGGAACGCGCAATCGGCACGATCTCGTTCGAGGGTGGTGTGACGTTCTCGGGCCACGACGGCCTGTTGAATACGTCGATCGGCAACCCCACGTTGGTATTCGATGAGGGTGGAGCCCACCTCCTCCTCGACGTCAGCGGTGTCTCGATGAGCGATGCGATGGCGGGGAACGCAGAGAATGTCCAGACGGCAACGCAGGTCAGGTTCGCTGACCTCGATCTCGCGGTGTCTCCTCTTGATGCGGGTGATGGCGCCGTCACCGCAACCGCAATTCCGGCAGCGATCACGGCCGAGGGGTTTGCCGCGTTCGGTAACTATGAGGCCGGCACCGCGCTCGATCCGATGAGCGTCGCGATGACTTTGGACTGCGCTGCCCCCGAATTAGAGGCCGGCTCCGAACCCGAAGCCGCATCTACATCCGCGGCATCCGTACCGAGGAAAGTCGCGGCTGAAACGGAATCTGCCAGCGGGTCGTTGTTCGCATGGGTGGGCGTGGGAGGAGCCGCCGTCTTGATCGCGGCGGTCGCATCGTTCATCGTTGTTCGCCGCCGTTCGAAGGAGCGTCAATGA
- a CDS encoding heme/hemin ABC transporter substrate-binding protein produces the protein MKRARRAITTLVAAALLFTGCATAGEQPASSSSAPAVPLADAEVLDDPLAYEGASTAAIADAAVHAVMEHPTQSLPATVVSHDRDGDVDVVVGDTSRVITLDISGSLAATVWGLGFGETLVARDQSTTFPGTEDLPLVTSGGHTVNAESIIALEPSVVITDGSVGPRDVVEQLRDVGIQVVFVVNDPSFSGAAALAEDVAAVYGAPDAGAALAAHITGEVDDKIDEIATLPSIASGEKLRMIFLYLRGASGVYYLFGEESGADELITALGGVDVAGELGRSGMQPMTDEAMVAADPDLILVMTDGLASVGGVDGLLESKPAIAITAAGQHRRFVDMADGEILSFGPRSADVLDALARAIYAPAASDAS, from the coding sequence ATGAAGCGGGCACGCAGGGCGATCACGACACTCGTTGCCGCGGCACTCCTCTTCACCGGCTGTGCCACTGCCGGTGAGCAACCCGCGTCATCGAGCTCAGCTCCCGCGGTGCCGCTTGCCGACGCCGAGGTTCTCGATGACCCGCTCGCGTACGAGGGAGCGTCAACGGCGGCGATCGCGGATGCCGCGGTGCACGCCGTCATGGAGCACCCCACGCAGTCGCTCCCGGCAACCGTGGTCTCGCACGACCGCGACGGTGATGTCGATGTCGTCGTCGGCGACACGTCCAGAGTGATCACGCTCGATATCTCGGGGTCGCTGGCGGCAACGGTGTGGGGGCTTGGGTTTGGGGAGACGCTCGTGGCGCGCGATCAGTCGACGACCTTTCCGGGAACCGAAGATCTGCCGCTCGTGACGAGCGGTGGTCACACGGTGAACGCCGAGTCGATCATCGCGCTCGAGCCTTCGGTGGTCATCACGGATGGCAGCGTGGGGCCGCGAGATGTTGTAGAGCAGCTTCGCGACGTGGGCATTCAGGTTGTCTTCGTCGTGAACGACCCGTCGTTTTCCGGCGCGGCAGCTCTCGCCGAAGACGTTGCCGCCGTCTATGGCGCACCTGATGCTGGAGCGGCACTCGCCGCCCACATCACGGGCGAGGTCGACGACAAGATCGATGAGATTGCCACCCTCCCCTCGATCGCGTCGGGAGAGAAACTCCGCATGATCTTTCTGTATCTACGAGGAGCGTCGGGCGTGTACTACCTCTTCGGTGAAGAGTCTGGCGCGGACGAGCTCATCACGGCTCTCGGCGGTGTCGACGTTGCCGGCGAACTCGGGCGGAGCGGGATGCAGCCGATGACCGACGAAGCGATGGTCGCCGCCGACCCCGATCTCATACTCGTGATGACGGACGGCCTCGCGTCAGTCGGTGGCGTCGACGGTCTCCTCGAGTCGAAGCCCGCGATCGCGATCACCGCGGCGGGCCAGCATCGGCGTTTTGTCGACATGGCCGACGGCGAGATTCTCTCGTTCGGGCCGCGCTCGGCAGACGTGCTCGACGCTCTTGCCCGCGCGATCTATGCCCCAGCGGCATCCGATGCTTCGTGA